In uncultured Ilyobacter sp., a genomic segment contains:
- a CDS encoding ABC transporter ATP-binding protein: protein MPLINLKDVVVSYDGSTNILKNLNIDIEKGQLVSLLGPSGCGKTTTLRVIAGFIEAKSGQFVFDEDDYTHIPVHKRNFGLVFQSYALFPHLTVFDNVAFGLKMKKTNKKDIKEDVEKILKLVDLDGFGSRYPKELSGGQRQRVALARALVIKPKLLLLDEPLSNLDAKLRLKMRVEIRRLQQKLGITTVFVTHDQEECFSISDKVAVMNAGIIEQYDTPEKIYSNPASEFVARFVGFENFLDLSKTQDNLYVSKSGMKFASDYDCDNISVGNKKIGTIRPDDIQIHDCETTKENNTIDGTIEVRTYLGKEYQYSVNTEVGNILVTAGNDKKFSKGNRVRLYLPSNKLILV from the coding sequence ATGCCACTGATAAATTTAAAGGATGTTGTCGTTTCTTATGACGGCAGTACAAATATATTAAAAAACTTAAATATCGATATAGAAAAAGGACAACTGGTTTCTCTACTGGGGCCCAGCGGATGCGGTAAGACTACCACACTTAGGGTAATCGCAGGTTTTATTGAGGCAAAAAGCGGTCAGTTTGTATTCGATGAAGATGATTACACACATATTCCTGTGCATAAAAGAAATTTTGGCTTGGTTTTCCAAAGTTATGCATTATTCCCACATCTCACTGTTTTTGATAATGTGGCATTTGGACTCAAGATGAAAAAGACAAATAAAAAAGATATAAAAGAAGATGTGGAAAAAATACTAAAGCTTGTTGACTTAGACGGTTTCGGATCCCGATATCCCAAAGAGCTTTCCGGTGGTCAGAGACAGAGAGTGGCACTTGCTAGAGCCTTGGTTATCAAGCCAAAGTTGTTGTTATTAGATGAACCCCTAAGTAATCTAGACGCAAAATTAAGATTAAAAATGAGAGTAGAAATAAGAAGATTGCAACAAAAGCTAGGTATTACAACAGTTTTTGTAACACACGATCAGGAAGAATGCTTTTCCATCTCAGACAAGGTGGCTGTAATGAATGCAGGTATAATAGAGCAGTATGACACACCTGAAAAAATTTATTCAAATCCCGCAAGTGAGTTTGTTGCTAGGTTTGTAGGTTTTGAAAACTTTCTAGATCTCAGTAAAACCCAAGATAATCTTTATGTTTCAAAATCAGGTATGAAGTTCGCCAGTGACTATGACTGTGATAACATATCTGTAGGTAATAAAAAAATAGGTACAATAAGGCCAGATGATATTCAAATTCATGATTGTGAGACTACCAAGGAGAACAACACAATAGACGGGACTATAGAGGTCAGGACTTATCTCGGGAAAGAGTATCAGTATTCTGTAAATACAGAGGTGGGAAATATACTGGTCACTGCTGGCAATGATAAAAAATTTAGCAAGGGCAACAGGGTAAGGTTATACCTGCCATCAAATAAATTAATATTAGTATAA
- a CDS encoding ABC transporter permease: protein MKKNKWLTIFTFCVYFFLFAPIVIIIMTAFGPDEVIAFPPRGFSIKWFSNIFTSDMFMNTFKISIQIAVIATIIALILGIPAAYAMSRNDFKGKTAIKNLFFSSIIVPGIVFGFSIFNFVIIKLRLPIYTSLLIGHTIVILPYIIRVVASSLEGFDYSIEEAAVSLGASRLKTFFLVVFPNITSGVIAAFMLAFINSFNNVPISIFLTGPGVSTLPIRMMSYVEYYYDPTISALSVTLMVMTIGIMFIVEKTLGLSYFSK from the coding sequence ATGAAAAAAAACAAGTGGCTGACAATTTTTACTTTCTGTGTATACTTTTTCCTATTTGCTCCTATTGTTATTATTATAATGACTGCATTCGGTCCAGATGAAGTTATTGCCTTTCCACCAAGGGGTTTTAGCATCAAATGGTTCAGCAACATCTTTACATCAGATATGTTTATGAATACCTTTAAGATAAGTATTCAGATTGCTGTAATTGCTACAATAATTGCATTGATTTTGGGAATTCCAGCTGCCTATGCCATGAGTAGAAATGATTTCAAAGGAAAAACTGCCATTAAGAATCTGTTTTTCTCGTCAATTATAGTTCCTGGAATAGTTTTCGGTTTCTCAATCTTCAATTTTGTCATAATAAAATTGAGACTCCCTATCTATACCAGCCTGCTCATAGGTCATACCATCGTTATCCTGCCTTATATAATTAGGGTGGTGGCTTCAAGTTTAGAGGGGTTTGACTATTCTATAGAGGAAGCGGCAGTGAGTTTAGGGGCAAGCAGATTAAAAACATTCTTCCTGGTTGTTTTCCCAAATATAACATCAGGAGTCATAGCTGCCTTTATGCTGGCCTTCATAAATTCATTTAATAATGTCCCAATATCAATTTTTCTCACAGGACCTGGAGTAAGTACTCTTCCTATCAGAATGATGAGTTATGTGGAATATTATTATGATCCCACAATTTCCGCCTTGTCAGTAACACTTATGGTTATGACAATAGGAATCATGTTTATTGTGGAAAAAACATTAGGACTTAGTTATTTTTCAAAATAA
- a CDS encoding ABC transporter permease — translation MKKKWLYALLIPGLILITLFLLVPLIYTTSSTVIGESGLTLERYIAFFKDEYYLKIYNRTLKIALITAVISMILGTPVAYFISRSKKSLRGIFIACTVFPLLTNSVVRSFAWMTILGKNGVFNNIFMALHLVDKPIKLLYTEFAIIIGSVYLFLPLMVVSLVGVMENIEDDLLEAAESLGANKITAFFKVIFPLSIPGLIVGSVLVFTGAFTAYTTPQLLGGNKNMVLATLVYQRAMTLGDWTGASVVATVMIITTLTVIGIINKLAGKLNERGV, via the coding sequence ATGAAAAAGAAGTGGCTCTATGCCCTCTTAATTCCCGGCTTAATTCTGATAACTTTGTTTTTACTTGTTCCCTTAATTTATACTACAAGCTCAACTGTCATAGGAGAATCCGGACTTACCTTAGAAAGATATATAGCTTTTTTCAAAGACGAATATTATCTTAAAATATATAACAGGACTCTCAAAATAGCACTTATTACGGCAGTTATTTCCATGATATTGGGAACTCCAGTCGCTTACTTTATATCCCGAAGTAAAAAAAGCCTTCGAGGTATATTCATCGCCTGTACAGTCTTTCCTCTCCTTACCAATTCAGTGGTACGTTCTTTTGCCTGGATGACTATTTTGGGTAAAAATGGGGTTTTTAACAATATATTTATGGCCTTACATTTAGTGGATAAACCAATAAAACTCCTTTATACAGAATTTGCAATCATAATAGGTTCTGTCTATCTTTTTTTACCCCTTATGGTAGTCTCTTTGGTAGGAGTCATGGAGAATATCGAAGATGATCTCCTAGAAGCTGCAGAAAGCCTTGGAGCAAATAAAATTACTGCTTTTTTTAAAGTTATATTCCCACTGAGTATACCGGGGCTTATAGTAGGAAGTGTCCTTGTTTTTACAGGAGCTTTTACAGCCTATACGACTCCTCAGCTTTTAGGGGGAAATAAAAATATGGTTCTGGCTACTCTGGTTTATCAGCGGGCAATGACATTGGGAGACTGGACTGGAGCCTCTGTGGTGGCTACTGTGATGATAATTACCACTTTGACAGTTATCGGAATTATAAATAAATTAGCTGGAAAATTAAATGAAAGGGGCGTTTAG
- a CDS encoding LacI family DNA-binding transcriptional regulator — MHNIKEVAKLAKTSTATVSRVINQSGYVSDEMKARVLRAIKELDYKPLQRNGENRKTRTIALVVPDIENPFFAKLTKEISKIANTLDYNILLINLSGLKNDGGSFLLNLISTGIDGIIYTSSYRLEDVINKAKEIKIPIVVLDRELKNIQVDSISVNNENAAYLATEYLIKLGHKKIAFIGGTENMEISINRHRGYKMALEKNQLTYDTTIVEHGDFSLESGYKSIKKLMNSSKDITGIVAGNDLMAIGAINYLNFKGYKIPEDISIVGFDDIELASSITPKLTTIAYPLIKMSKLAIEAVIQSISGKERDYVSSCLFAKLIERESADFADKKKI, encoded by the coding sequence ATGCACAACATAAAAGAAGTAGCTAAGCTGGCAAAAACTTCAACTGCCACAGTATCTAGGGTAATAAACCAGTCTGGGTATGTCAGTGATGAAATGAAGGCTAGAGTTCTAAGGGCAATCAAAGAACTTGACTATAAACCCCTGCAAAGAAATGGGGAAAACAGGAAAACACGAACAATAGCCTTGGTGGTTCCTGATATAGAAAACCCATTTTTCGCCAAATTAACAAAAGAAATAAGCAAGATCGCCAATACCTTAGACTATAATATTCTGCTTATAAATTTGAGCGGACTAAAAAATGACGGAGGGTCTTTCCTGCTAAATCTCATTAGCACAGGTATCGATGGAATTATTTACACCTCATCCTATCGTCTGGAGGATGTCATAAATAAAGCAAAGGAAATTAAAATTCCCATTGTGGTTTTAGATCGGGAGCTGAAAAATATCCAAGTGGATTCAATATCGGTAAATAATGAAAACGCAGCATATTTGGCCACAGAATATCTGATTAAGTTGGGTCATAAAAAAATAGCTTTTATCGGTGGCACAGAAAATATGGAGATTTCCATCAACCGTCATAGAGGTTACAAAATGGCACTGGAAAAAAACCAGCTCACATACGATACAACCATTGTAGAGCACGGTGACTTTAGTTTGGAGTCTGGCTATAAATCCATAAAAAAACTGATGAATTCATCGAAAGATATTACAGGAATTGTAGCTGGAAATGACTTAATGGCAATAGGAGCCATCAATTATCTGAATTTTAAAGGTTATAAGATACCTGAAGATATTTCAATTGTAGGTTTTGATGATATAGAGTTAGCCTCATCTATAACTCCAAAACTAACTACAATAGCTTATCCTCTGATTAAAATGAGTAAACTTGCCATTGAAGCAGTTATACAAAGTATCTCAGGTAAAGAAAGAGATTATGTGAGTAGCTGTCTTTTTGCAAAACTCATTGAGCGTGAGTCTGCAGATTTTGCAGATAAAAAAAAGATCTAA
- a CDS encoding PBP1A family penicillin-binding protein, translated as MKKILKYLFLFAGAGAAVAFALGLILLFSAYRSLPNIEELVKSYKDSEPTIIYDSKGKQVDLITKRRGEPIHIDEIPENMKNAVIAIEDKRFYTHHGFDMRRLGKAVLVNLSRGRAVQGGSTITQQLAKNAFLSNEKTLIRKVKEALITLEIEKRYEKDEILEKYLNEIYFGSGSYGIKEASRSIFDKDVSRINLAEVAILAGVPNRPAKYDPRKNLDKAIERGQLVLKLMLKQEFITELEYERAMNHKFVYEKDLKNSGKSKYVSAILDKRSKRYFKSPEFTDIVEDELVEMFDEKTVYEGGLKVYTGLDADMQKIALETFNNYKPFANDSKLQGALVTIDTETGYVKSIVGGKNFRSGNFNRAIMAKRQPGSAFKPFVYYTALEKGIVMNELRDDSAEKYGDWQPKNYGNKSYGEITILQAIENSVNTIAVKLLKEVGISNVISNFRKTGVSIDIPKDLSIALGTMSITPMELATSYAPFSNGGYSVQPIFITKIEDKNGNVLYEQPVVKKQVLDSENISLITHMLKDVVSYGSGRRAKVRTVNGKYAEQGGKTGTTNDNKSAWFAGVTPEYATTVYIGYDDNTSMPSYASGGSIAAPLWGEYYQAMINRGVYTPGDFEFIKENLKNKTLVSRTIDLRSGELGSPSREYKRTALFKKGQVPDGFTDNLYWGIKNMFGNNDEPVEDEDNKDGEESKKKKSRLFFRHFF; from the coding sequence ATGAAAAAAATATTAAAGTACTTATTTTTATTTGCCGGAGCCGGTGCAGCAGTGGCTTTTGCTTTGGGACTAATTCTACTGTTCTCGGCCTATAGAAGCCTTCCGAATATAGAGGAGCTGGTAAAATCCTATAAGGACTCGGAACCGACTATAATCTATGACAGCAAAGGAAAACAGGTGGACCTTATAACCAAACGTAGGGGTGAGCCTATACATATCGATGAGATTCCTGAAAATATGAAAAATGCCGTCATTGCTATAGAGGACAAGAGATTTTACACTCATCACGGATTTGATATGAGAAGACTTGGTAAGGCAGTTTTGGTTAATTTATCTAGAGGAAGAGCTGTCCAGGGAGGAAGTACCATCACCCAGCAGCTGGCAAAAAATGCTTTTCTAAGTAACGAAAAAACTCTTATTAGAAAAGTAAAGGAAGCCTTGATAACCCTAGAGATAGAAAAAAGATATGAAAAAGATGAAATTCTTGAAAAATACCTAAACGAGATTTATTTCGGATCAGGATCTTACGGAATAAAAGAAGCCTCAAGGTCGATATTTGATAAAGACGTGTCTAGGATAAATCTGGCTGAGGTTGCTATTCTTGCAGGTGTTCCCAATAGACCGGCTAAGTACGACCCTAGAAAGAATTTGGATAAGGCCATAGAAAGAGGCCAGCTGGTTCTGAAATTGATGTTAAAGCAGGAGTTCATAACTGAGCTTGAATATGAAAGAGCCATGAATCACAAATTTGTCTATGAAAAAGATTTGAAGAACAGCGGAAAGAGTAAGTATGTGTCTGCAATCTTGGATAAAAGAAGTAAAAGATACTTTAAATCTCCAGAATTTACCGACATAGTAGAAGATGAACTAGTTGAAATGTTTGATGAAAAAACAGTTTATGAAGGCGGCTTAAAGGTCTACACAGGACTTGATGCAGATATGCAAAAGATTGCCCTTGAGACCTTTAACAATTATAAACCCTTTGCAAATGATTCAAAACTTCAGGGGGCACTTGTAACCATAGACACTGAAACTGGATATGTAAAAAGTATCGTAGGAGGAAAAAATTTCCGTTCTGGAAATTTTAACAGGGCAATTATGGCCAAGAGACAGCCGGGTTCTGCATTTAAGCCTTTTGTATACTATACAGCCTTGGAAAAGGGAATAGTTATGAATGAATTGAGAGATGACTCTGCTGAAAAATACGGTGACTGGCAGCCAAAAAACTATGGGAATAAAAGTTACGGAGAGATTACAATACTCCAGGCCATCGAAAATTCAGTAAACACAATAGCCGTAAAACTATTGAAAGAAGTTGGTATATCAAATGTAATAAGTAACTTTAGAAAGACTGGTGTTTCGATAGATATTCCAAAAGATCTTTCTATCGCTCTAGGTACCATGAGCATAACTCCTATGGAATTGGCAACATCTTATGCACCTTTTTCAAATGGTGGATATTCTGTTCAGCCTATTTTCATCACAAAGATCGAAGACAAAAATGGAAATGTCTTATATGAACAGCCTGTTGTGAAAAAGCAGGTTTTGGACAGTGAAAATATATCGCTTATTACACATATGCTAAAAGATGTTGTAAGTTATGGATCTGGAAGGCGTGCAAAAGTAAGGACTGTAAATGGAAAATATGCAGAACAAGGTGGAAAGACAGGAACTACAAATGACAATAAATCTGCCTGGTTTGCAGGTGTGACCCCTGAATACGCCACCACTGTATATATTGGATATGATGACAATACATCTATGCCGTCTTATGCAAGCGGAGGATCGATAGCAGCACCTCTGTGGGGGGAGTATTATCAGGCTATGATAAATAGAGGAGTATACACTCCAGGAGACTTTGAGTTCATAAAGGAAAATCTAAAAAACAAAACTCTGGTATCTAGGACTATTGACCTGAGAAGCGGAGAACTAGGATCGCCATCAAGGGAGTATAAGAGAACTGCTCTTTTTAAGAAGGGGCAGGTTCCTGACGGATTTACTGATAATCTTTACTGGGGAATCAAAAATATGTTTGGAAACAATGATGAACCGGTGGAAGATGAAGATAATAAAGATGGAGAGGAAAGTAAGAAAAAAAAGTCCAGACTTTTTTTTAGACATTTTTTCTAA
- a CDS encoding Cof-type HAD-IIB family hydrolase — protein MNGKNKIKIVAIDLDGTLLNSNHEVSPKNVDVLRKLEKNGIKVVITTGRAYEAMIKFYKEIGLNGEAICYNGAVVYDKDHNPVWKNTLDHETGLELVKVGEEFNTYHHGFIDNKWVLPEMTDIALKYKERTGLVETLVDFHQLENIAFTKMMYIGENEILMDIYNVLDDKFGDQLYKAFSNPMFLEIMHRDSSKAKALSYLLDENNLTADNLLAIGDGYNDFEMLSMAGIGVVMENAPEELKKHFVHKALSNDEDGVGKFLESYFEL, from the coding sequence TTGAATGGTAAAAATAAGATAAAAATTGTGGCAATTGATTTAGACGGAACTCTTCTGAATTCTAATCATGAGGTTTCCCCTAAGAATGTCGATGTCTTAAGAAAACTGGAAAAAAATGGAATTAAGGTGGTCATTACAACTGGACGGGCCTATGAAGCCATGATAAAATTTTATAAAGAGATAGGCTTGAATGGTGAGGCAATCTGTTATAATGGGGCAGTTGTATATGACAAGGACCATAATCCTGTATGGAAAAATACACTAGACCATGAGACAGGCCTTGAACTTGTAAAAGTAGGAGAAGAATTTAACACCTATCATCATGGTTTTATCGACAATAAATGGGTTCTTCCAGAGATGACTGATATTGCCCTAAAGTACAAGGAGAGAACAGGTTTGGTTGAGACACTGGTTGATTTTCATCAGCTAGAAAATATCGCTTTTACCAAGATGATGTATATAGGGGAAAATGAGATACTTATGGATATATACAATGTTCTCGATGATAAATTCGGGGACCAGCTTTATAAGGCATTTTCAAATCCCATGTTTTTGGAGATAATGCATAGAGACTCATCTAAGGCTAAGGCACTCTCTTACCTTTTAGATGAAAACAATCTTACTGCAGATAACTTATTGGCTATAGGAGACGGGTATAATGATTTTGAGATGCTTTCTATGGCGGGTATAGGGGTTGTTATGGAAAATGCTCCTGAAGAGCTTAAAAAGCATTTTGTACACAAGGCACTTTCTAATGATGAGGACGGAGTTGGTAAATTTTTAGAAAGCTATTTTGAACTTTAA
- a CDS encoding MetS family NSS transporter small subunit, with protein sequence MSTSSIITAAVSISILWGGFGYCLYIAMKKK encoded by the coding sequence ATGAGTACTAGTTCTATAATCACTGCTGCAGTAAGTATCTCTATCCTTTGGGGTGGTTTCGGTTACTGTCTGTATATTGCTATGAAGAAAAAATAA
- a CDS encoding sodium-dependent transporter, whose protein sequence is MSKKNRGEWGSRLGFIMAAIGSAVGLGNIWRFPYTAASNGGGAFLIPYMIALLTAGIPILILEFGLGHKIRSSAPGVFRSLNKKWQAFGWWQTAISFAITVYYMVVIAWAMSYLKYAFTTGWGEDTKGFLFGTYLNLSDSPLHLGGLNLKVVIPLLLIWGINFTVLRMGIKGGIEKASKIFMPLLVISLIAITVRGLTLPGAAKGLEYFFKPDFSRLADPKVWVAAYGQIFYSLSIAFGIMLAYSSYLPKESDIVNNAFITGLGNCSFSILSGIGVFSILGYMAQTQGVEVSEVASAGVGLAFIVFPKAISALPGMNSLFGVTFFLSLLFAGISSSISLVETVLSAIIDNFGMERKKALNLVVLVGLCTSLIFATGAGLYILDIVDHYINNYGVAVAGLIEIILLSWFFNLESIREYVNPLSDFKIGKWWNFCLKFLTPAILGVMTIKNIIGDISSPYEGYSMSAIGLYGGGFMLGTILLAVILPKFVKINDKTEIEKEV, encoded by the coding sequence GTGAGTAAAAAAAATAGAGGAGAGTGGGGCTCGCGTCTTGGTTTTATAATGGCTGCGATAGGTTCCGCTGTTGGACTTGGTAATATATGGAGGTTCCCATATACAGCTGCAAGTAATGGTGGGGGAGCGTTTTTGATTCCTTATATGATAGCTCTTCTTACTGCGGGAATTCCTATTTTGATTTTAGAGTTTGGACTTGGGCACAAGATCAGAAGCAGTGCTCCTGGGGTATTTAGATCCCTTAATAAAAAGTGGCAGGCTTTTGGATGGTGGCAGACAGCTATATCTTTCGCCATAACTGTTTACTATATGGTAGTAATTGCGTGGGCCATGAGTTATCTAAAGTATGCATTTACAACTGGATGGGGTGAGGACACAAAAGGCTTCCTTTTCGGGACTTACCTGAATCTTTCAGATTCCCCTCTGCATCTAGGAGGTCTTAACCTTAAAGTTGTTATACCTCTTCTGTTAATCTGGGGAATAAACTTTACTGTACTTAGAATGGGTATCAAAGGCGGAATAGAAAAAGCAAGTAAAATTTTTATGCCTTTACTTGTAATCAGCCTTATCGCTATAACTGTAAGAGGATTGACTCTTCCTGGAGCTGCAAAAGGATTAGAGTATTTCTTTAAACCTGATTTCAGCAGACTGGCAGATCCAAAAGTTTGGGTTGCTGCCTATGGACAGATATTTTACTCTTTAAGTATCGCTTTTGGAATAATGCTTGCTTATTCGAGCTATCTTCCTAAGGAATCTGATATCGTTAACAACGCATTTATAACAGGACTCGGTAACTGCAGCTTTAGTATTCTCTCTGGTATAGGGGTATTTAGTATTTTAGGATACATGGCTCAGACTCAAGGAGTCGAGGTAAGTGAAGTTGCAAGTGCAGGAGTAGGACTGGCATTTATAGTTTTCCCAAAAGCAATCAGTGCCCTGCCTGGAATGAACTCTCTATTTGGAGTGACTTTCTTCCTGTCACTATTATTTGCAGGTATATCTTCTAGTATATCTCTTGTTGAGACTGTACTTTCTGCGATAATAGATAACTTCGGTATGGAGCGTAAAAAAGCCCTTAATCTAGTAGTTCTAGTAGGTCTTTGCACATCACTTATATTTGCCACTGGAGCTGGTCTTTACATCTTAGACATAGTTGATCACTATATCAATAACTACGGTGTCGCTGTTGCCGGTCTTATAGAGATAATCCTTCTTTCTTGGTTCTTTAACCTAGAGAGTATCAGAGAATATGTTAACCCTTTATCAGATTTCAAAATCGGTAAATGGTGGAACTTCTGTCTGAAATTCCTGACTCCTGCTATCCTTGGAGTTATGACAATTAAAAATATCATCGGTGATATCTCTTCTCCATACGAAGGATATTCTATGAGTGCCATTGGTTTATACGGAGGCGGATTTATGCTCGGAACGATTTTACTTGCTGTAATCCTTCCTAAATTTGTAAAAATCAATGACAAAACAGAAATCGAAAAGGAGGTATAA
- a CDS encoding GNAT family N-acetyltransferase, translating into MIVRLGKIEDIEGIKNLYKNAAYEGSGLPILKNEVTTEYVEGFVKKAIDSGIIVVAEVEGKIIGELHGCRENFHLFDHVINNINIAVLREYRGMGLGKSLFKYFFKKVNKKKDIMRLEVLVRESNPRAIYFYEKVGFIREGRLRGRIKNFKGELEADIMMGWVKVQ; encoded by the coding sequence ATGATCGTTAGACTTGGAAAGATTGAAGATATAGAGGGAATAAAAAATCTCTATAAAAATGCAGCCTATGAAGGAAGTGGACTTCCCATACTAAAAAACGAAGTAACCACAGAATACGTCGAAGGATTTGTAAAAAAAGCCATAGACAGCGGGATCATAGTGGTCGCAGAAGTAGAGGGGAAGATAATCGGAGAACTGCATGGATGCCGAGAGAACTTTCATCTTTTTGACCATGTAATAAATAACATCAATATAGCAGTTCTCAGAGAGTATAGGGGCATGGGACTGGGTAAATCCCTGTTTAAATATTTTTTCAAAAAGGTAAACAAGAAAAAAGATATCATGAGACTTGAAGTTTTAGTTCGAGAGAGCAATCCAAGGGCTATTTACTTTTATGAGAAAGTAGGATTTATAAGAGAGGGCAGGCTAAGGGGAAGAATAAAGAATTTCAAGGGTGAACTCGAAGCAGACATTATGATGGGATGGGTAAAAGTACAGTAG
- a CDS encoding histidinol-phosphatase HisJ family protein, which produces MFDYHIHSEFSDDSTEKMSNIVEEAIKKGGKKLCFTEHMEFNYPHEELKFELDYDAYKKEFERIKSIYGGKIDLYMGVEMGIQGSKREIEETINYAKNHEFDFIIASAHCLEGEDLYSMDPETQDIDEFFTRYFHEMLNVFKHYSDYDVVGHIDLIRRYFLKAHDHKLGKSQEVLRELLSHIINSGKGIEINTGGLFYKSANTNPTIDILKLYREMGGEIITIGSDAHIAERVMSNYSKAIEALDTAGFKYVTTYSKREKEFHKIR; this is translated from the coding sequence ATGTTTGATTATCATATACATTCGGAGTTTTCAGATGATTCCACGGAAAAAATGAGTAATATAGTTGAGGAAGCCATAAAAAAGGGCGGCAAAAAACTATGTTTTACAGAACATATGGAGTTTAATTATCCCCATGAAGAGTTGAAGTTTGAATTAGACTATGATGCATATAAGAAAGAGTTTGAGAGGATAAAATCAATCTACGGCGGAAAAATTGATCTTTATATGGGTGTAGAGATGGGAATACAGGGAAGTAAGAGAGAGATAGAGGAAACCATAAACTACGCCAAAAACCACGAGTTTGACTTTATTATAGCATCTGCACATTGTCTCGAAGGTGAAGATCTATACAGCATGGATCCAGAGACTCAGGATATAGACGAGTTTTTTACAAGATATTTTCATGAGATGCTAAATGTCTTTAAGCACTATAGTGACTACGACGTAGTAGGGCATATAGATCTAATAAGGAGATACTTCTTAAAGGCCCATGACCACAAATTAGGTAAATCTCAAGAGGTTTTGAGGGAACTTTTGTCTCATATTATAAACAGTGGCAAGGGGATAGAGATAAATACCGGAGGACTTTTTTATAAGTCAGCAAATACAAACCCGACTATTGATATATTAAAACTTTATAGGGAGATGGGAGGAGAGATAATCACTATAGGAAGTGACGCCCATATTGCTGAGAGAGTGATGAGCAACTATTCCAAGGCTATAGAGGCTCTAGATACAGCAGGATTCAAATATGTGACAACCTATTCCAAGAGAGAAAAAGAGTTTCACAAGATAAGATAA
- a CDS encoding bifunctional enoyl-CoA hydratase/phosphate acetyltransferase, whose amino-acid sequence MAIKNFEELIKKIKKNQRPKKVVVVCADDRNTLEAIKKAEKNGIVDSILIGNKNKIKKLLNEISFEKEEESIIDSESDIYAASKGVEIIREQRAEFMMKGKIQTADLLKAVVDKDKGLGRGRIMSHISILEVPTYHKILAVSDGGVVISPTLAEKKEILENAVEVFLSLGYENPKVAVLAAIEKVNPKMKETVEARALKNMNQRGEVENCLVEGPISYDLAISTESVNIKGYVSSVAGDADILLVPDITSGNILSKSLVYSGKSKMAGFITGAKVPIALTSRGASSEQKYLSLVICSAMF is encoded by the coding sequence ATGGCAATTAAAAACTTTGAAGAATTAATAAAAAAAATTAAAAAAAACCAGAGGCCGAAAAAAGTTGTCGTCGTATGTGCAGATGACAGAAACACCCTAGAAGCCATAAAGAAAGCTGAAAAAAATGGGATAGTAGATTCTATTTTAATAGGAAATAAGAATAAAATAAAAAAACTTTTAAATGAAATATCCTTTGAAAAAGAAGAAGAAAGCATTATAGACTCTGAATCAGATATCTATGCCGCATCTAAGGGGGTGGAGATCATAAGAGAACAGAGGGCGGAATTTATGATGAAAGGGAAAATCCAGACCGCTGATTTACTTAAAGCTGTTGTTGATAAAGATAAGGGCTTAGGTAGAGGGCGGATAATGTCTCATATCTCTATTTTAGAGGTTCCGACATATCATAAAATTTTGGCTGTAAGTGACGGCGGAGTTGTGATTAGTCCGACTCTTGCCGAAAAAAAAGAGATATTAGAAAATGCTGTCGAGGTTTTCTTGTCTCTCGGATACGAAAATCCAAAGGTGGCAGTGTTAGCTGCAATTGAGAAGGTAAACCCAAAAATGAAAGAAACTGTTGAGGCAAGAGCTCTAAAAAATATGAACCAAAGGGGAGAGGTAGAAAACTGCCTGGTAGAGGGACCTATCTCTTATGATCTGGCAATATCCACTGAATCAGTTAACATCAAAGGATACGTAAGTTCTGTAGCTGGAGATGCAGATATTCTCCTAGTTCCTGATATCACCTCAGGAAATATTCTGTCAAAATCTTTGGTTTATTCTGGAAAGTCAAAAATGGCAGGTTTTATAACAGGGGCAAAAGTTCCTATAGCACTGACATCTAGAGGAGCATCTTCAGAGCAAAAATACTTATCTCTGGTTATCTGTTCGGCTATGTTTTAG